Proteins co-encoded in one Brassica rapa cultivar Chiifu-401-42 chromosome A02, CAAS_Brap_v3.01, whole genome shotgun sequence genomic window:
- the LOC103868194 gene encoding dormancy-associated protein homolog 3 isoform X1, which yields MGLLDHLWDDTVAGPLPENGLGKLQKHHTFSFRPSSANDQSDVRSYGGDSPEEAVKVTRSIMIIKPPGYQSGSAPVSPAGSTTPVSPSPFSEQTQEERNPFGLGEGRHRTRSIRQQDQRMDQGNLLLLTACDL from the exons ATGGGCTTACTAGATCATCTTTGGGATGATACCGTCGCTGGTCCTCTGCCAGAGAACGGCCTTGGCAAGCTTCAGAAACACCATACTTTCAGTTTCCGGCCAAGCTCCGCCAATG ATCAATCGGACGTGAGGTCGTACGGCGGAGATTCACCGGAAGAGGCAGTGAAAGTAACACGAAGCATCATGATAATAAAACCACCAGGTTACCAAAGCGGTTCCGCTCCGGTGTCGCCGGCCGGTTCAACTACACCGGTATCCCCCAGTCCTTTCTCTG AGCAAACGCAGGAGGAAAGGAACCCTTTCGGTTTAGGAGAAGGTCGGCATCGGACGCGTTCGATAAGGCAGCAGGATCAGAGAATGGACCAAGGAAATCTCCTCCTACTTACGGCGTGTGATCTCTAA
- the LOC103868194 gene encoding dormancy-associated protein homolog 3 isoform X2: MGLLDHLWDDTVAGPLPENGLGKLQKHHTFSFRPSSANDQSDVRSYGGDSPEEAVKVTRSIMIIKPPGYQSGSAPVSPAGSTTPVSPSPFSGGKEPFRFRRRSASDAFDKAAGSENGPRKSPPTYGV, translated from the exons ATGGGCTTACTAGATCATCTTTGGGATGATACCGTCGCTGGTCCTCTGCCAGAGAACGGCCTTGGCAAGCTTCAGAAACACCATACTTTCAGTTTCCGGCCAAGCTCCGCCAATG ATCAATCGGACGTGAGGTCGTACGGCGGAGATTCACCGGAAGAGGCAGTGAAAGTAACACGAAGCATCATGATAATAAAACCACCAGGTTACCAAAGCGGTTCCGCTCCGGTGTCGCCGGCCGGTTCAACTACACCGGTATCCCCCAGTCCTTTCTCTG GAGGAAAGGAACCCTTTCGGTTTAGGAGAAGGTCGGCATCGGACGCGTTCGATAAGGCAGCAGGATCAGAGAATGGACCAAGGAAATCTCCTCCTACTTACGGCGTGTGA
- the LOC103868192 gene encoding uncharacterized protein LOC103868192 — MGSLFISTVPLLPFRIQTQTRLAVISTRANTRSFNHKPTRICTKVRGLGGNGRGQNDSRFVDENGGVEDMEGYLDHLSLEYDSVWDTKPSWCQPWTIVVTGLSIVACSWVILHSVLVSSLAVALIAAWWYIFLYSYPKSYSEMIAERRARVADGFEDIYGKNKKTL, encoded by the exons atggGGAGTCTCTTCATCTCCACCGTGCCTCTGTTGCCGTTCCGGATTCAGACGCAGACCCGACTTGCTGTAATCAGTACGCGAGCGAATACCCGATCATTCAATCACAAGCCGACAAGGATTTGCACGAAAGTTAGAGGTTTGGGAGGAAATGGAAGAGGGCAGAATGATTCGAGGTTCGTTGATGAAAATGGCGGAGTTGAGGACATGGAAGGTTACTTGGATCATCTCTCACTTGAATACGACTCCGTATGGGACACAAAGCCATCCTG GTGTCAGCCATGGACGATAGTGGTGACGGGTTTATCAATAGTGGCATGTAGCTGGGTGATTTTACATTCGGTTTTAGTTTCATCGCTTGCCGTTGCTTTAATTGCCGCTTGGTGGTACATTTTCCTTTACAGCTACCCAAAG TCTTACTCAGAAATGATTGCTGAAAGAAGGGCAAGAGTAGCTGATGGCTTTGAAGACATTTACGGCAAAAACAAGAAGACTCTGTAG
- the LOC103868193 gene encoding B3 domain-containing protein At4g34400 isoform X3, producing the protein MASTDSLPRFFKVFISHFSSDSMLIPISYYDELPRHLPKTVILQGTGGCLWKVAMRLKQEEEEVYLEQGWPKFVKDNALVDGDFMTFVYNGDNIFEVSIYGLDGCKQARAMAEEEEGEDSICALSSDDTEDTNAESESANTVQRSNDKGKAKVEADDEEEEEEEDSVYSLSNSKDTDTGTSSEFEMANTILRSKTKGKSKEEVIKEESDGKEDSDHSLNSEVKETDTGSESKIPKNKGKKKKEVVESSDSDYAEEFGRLDLDLEEDSTSSDSSYAPDSDEDTATHVKRKVVTKGSQGKSKVIKDVSEVGDTSCAVERVPKTREKVKAIIENPEVYLDDPTNIHFETGVKNRKYELLVHAQLVKDYCLRFKDYIYYLDPKGKLEAKTAKWKDQRVCIKKWVKICDRNKLKKQDRVVCELLRNKDLVYAVKIHIIRGKHLVSV; encoded by the exons ATGGCTTCCACTGATAGTCTTCCTCGTTTCTTCAAAGTTTTCATCTCCCATTTTAGCTCAGACTCTATG CTTATCCCCATCTCCTACTACGATGAACTTCCACGACATCTGCCCAAGACGGTGATTCTCCAGGGCACTGGTGGATGCCTTTGGAAGGTAGCCATGAGGCTGAAgcaagaggaagaggaagtgTACTTGGAACAAGGGTGGCCCAAATTCGTTAAGGATAATGCTCTCGTCGATGGAGACTTTATGACCTTTGTCTATAACGGAGACAACATCTTCGAGGTCAGCATCTATGGCCTTGATGGATGTAAACAGGCTAGAGCAAtggctgaagaagaagaaggagaagacagTATCTGTGCTCTAAGCAGCGATGACACAGAAGATACTAATGCTGAGTCTGAGAGCGCCAATACAGTTCAGAGAAGCAATGACAAAG gAAAGGCAAAAGTGGAAgctgatgatgaagaagaagaagaagaagaagacagtgTTTACTCTCTCAGCAACAGCAAAGACACAGACACAGGCACTTCTTCTGAATTCGAAATGGCCAATACAATCTTGAGAAGCAAGACCAAAG GGAAGTCGAAAGAGGAAGTGATTAAGGAGGAATCTGATGGCAAAGAGGACAGTGATCATTCTCTAAACAGTGAAGTCAAAGAGACAGACACTGGTTCTGAATCCAAGATACCCAAGAACAAAG gaaagaagaaaaaggaagtTGTGGAGAGTTCTGACAGTGATTATGCTGAAGAGTTTGGTCGCTTGGATTTGGATTTGGAAGAGGACTCCACCAGCAGTGACAGTTCTTATGCTCCAGATAGTGATGAAGACACAGCCACTCATGTCAAACGAAAAGTAGTGACGAAAg GTTCTCAAGGAAAGTCCAAAGTGATAAAAGATGTGTCTGAAGTTGGGGATACTTCTTGTGCTGTGGAACGAGTCCCAAAGACAAGGGAGAAAG TAAAGGCCATAATCGAAAACCCGGAGGTGTATCTGGATGATCCAACGAATATACATTTTGAGACAGGCGTGAAGAACAGGAAATACGAGCTG TTGGTTCATGCACAGCTGGTGAAAGACTACTGCCTAAGGTTTAAAGACTACATTTACTACTTGGACCCAAAGGGGAAACTAGAGGCCAAAACAGCCAAGTGGAAGGACCAACGTGTGTGCATCAAAAAATGGGTAAAGATCTGCGATAGGAACAAACTGAAGAAACAAGACCGCGTCGTGTGCGAGCTCTTGCGTAACAAAGATTTGGTTTACGCAGTTAAGATCCACATCATCCGTGGGAAACATTTGGTGTCAGTTTGA
- the LOC103868193 gene encoding B3 domain-containing protein At4g34400 isoform X2, producing MWSLYLYTKNQFEYSCFTQEYVDNSNLWFFCLTSLGLQVNIHFYCWLQLIPISYYDELPRHLPKTVILQGTGGCLWKVAMRLKQEEEEVYLEQGWPKFVKDNALVDGDFMTFVYNGDNIFEVSIYGLDGCKQARAMAEEEEGEDSICALSSDDTEDTNAESESANTVQRSNDKGKAKVEADDEEEEEEEDSVYSLSNSKDTDTGTSSEFEMANTILRSKTKGKSKEEVIKEESDGKEDSDHSLNSEVKETDTGSESKIPKNKGKKKKEVVESSDSDYAEEFGRLDLDLEEDSTSSDSSYAPDSDEDTATHVKRKVVTKGKSKVIKDVSEVGDTSCAVERVPKTREKVKAIIENPEVYLDDPTNIHFETGVKNRKYELLVHAQLVKDYCLRFKDYIYYLDPKGKLEAKTAKWKDQRVCIKKWVKICDRNKLKKQDRVVCELLRNKDLVYAVKIHIIRGKHLVSV from the exons ATGTGGAGTCTCTACCTTTACACGAAAAATCAGTTTGAATATAGTTGTTTTACACAAGAATATGTTGATAACTCGAATTTGTGGTTTTTTTGTCTCACGAGTCTTGGCCTTCAAGTTAACATACATTTTTATTGTTGGCTGCAGCTTATCCCCATCTCCTACTACGATGAACTTCCACGACATCTGCCCAAGACGGTGATTCTCCAGGGCACTGGTGGATGCCTTTGGAAGGTAGCCATGAGGCTGAAgcaagaggaagaggaagtgTACTTGGAACAAGGGTGGCCCAAATTCGTTAAGGATAATGCTCTCGTCGATGGAGACTTTATGACCTTTGTCTATAACGGAGACAACATCTTCGAGGTCAGCATCTATGGCCTTGATGGATGTAAACAGGCTAGAGCAAtggctgaagaagaagaaggagaagacagTATCTGTGCTCTAAGCAGCGATGACACAGAAGATACTAATGCTGAGTCTGAGAGCGCCAATACAGTTCAGAGAAGCAATGACAAAG gAAAGGCAAAAGTGGAAgctgatgatgaagaagaagaagaagaagaagacagtgTTTACTCTCTCAGCAACAGCAAAGACACAGACACAGGCACTTCTTCTGAATTCGAAATGGCCAATACAATCTTGAGAAGCAAGACCAAAG GGAAGTCGAAAGAGGAAGTGATTAAGGAGGAATCTGATGGCAAAGAGGACAGTGATCATTCTCTAAACAGTGAAGTCAAAGAGACAGACACTGGTTCTGAATCCAAGATACCCAAGAACAAAG gaaagaagaaaaaggaagtTGTGGAGAGTTCTGACAGTGATTATGCTGAAGAGTTTGGTCGCTTGGATTTGGATTTGGAAGAGGACTCCACCAGCAGTGACAGTTCTTATGCTCCAGATAGTGATGAAGACACAGCCACTCATGTCAAACGAAAAGTAGTGACGAAAg GAAAGTCCAAAGTGATAAAAGATGTGTCTGAAGTTGGGGATACTTCTTGTGCTGTGGAACGAGTCCCAAAGACAAGGGAGAAAG TAAAGGCCATAATCGAAAACCCGGAGGTGTATCTGGATGATCCAACGAATATACATTTTGAGACAGGCGTGAAGAACAGGAAATACGAGCTG TTGGTTCATGCACAGCTGGTGAAAGACTACTGCCTAAGGTTTAAAGACTACATTTACTACTTGGACCCAAAGGGGAAACTAGAGGCCAAAACAGCCAAGTGGAAGGACCAACGTGTGTGCATCAAAAAATGGGTAAAGATCTGCGATAGGAACAAACTGAAGAAACAAGACCGCGTCGTGTGCGAGCTCTTGCGTAACAAAGATTTGGTTTACGCAGTTAAGATCCACATCATCCGTGGGAAACATTTGGTGTCAGTTTGA
- the LOC103868193 gene encoding B3 domain-containing protein At4g34400 isoform X1, with translation MWSLYLYTKNQFEYSCFTQEYVDNSNLWFFCLTSLGLQVNIHFYCWLQLIPISYYDELPRHLPKTVILQGTGGCLWKVAMRLKQEEEEVYLEQGWPKFVKDNALVDGDFMTFVYNGDNIFEVSIYGLDGCKQARAMAEEEEGEDSICALSSDDTEDTNAESESANTVQRSNDKGKAKVEADDEEEEEEEDSVYSLSNSKDTDTGTSSEFEMANTILRSKTKGKSKEEVIKEESDGKEDSDHSLNSEVKETDTGSESKIPKNKGKKKKEVVESSDSDYAEEFGRLDLDLEEDSTSSDSSYAPDSDEDTATHVKRKVVTKGSQGKSKVIKDVSEVGDTSCAVERVPKTREKVKAIIENPEVYLDDPTNIHFETGVKNRKYELLVHAQLVKDYCLRFKDYIYYLDPKGKLEAKTAKWKDQRVCIKKWVKICDRNKLKKQDRVVCELLRNKDLVYAVKIHIIRGKHLVSV, from the exons ATGTGGAGTCTCTACCTTTACACGAAAAATCAGTTTGAATATAGTTGTTTTACACAAGAATATGTTGATAACTCGAATTTGTGGTTTTTTTGTCTCACGAGTCTTGGCCTTCAAGTTAACATACATTTTTATTGTTGGCTGCAGCTTATCCCCATCTCCTACTACGATGAACTTCCACGACATCTGCCCAAGACGGTGATTCTCCAGGGCACTGGTGGATGCCTTTGGAAGGTAGCCATGAGGCTGAAgcaagaggaagaggaagtgTACTTGGAACAAGGGTGGCCCAAATTCGTTAAGGATAATGCTCTCGTCGATGGAGACTTTATGACCTTTGTCTATAACGGAGACAACATCTTCGAGGTCAGCATCTATGGCCTTGATGGATGTAAACAGGCTAGAGCAAtggctgaagaagaagaaggagaagacagTATCTGTGCTCTAAGCAGCGATGACACAGAAGATACTAATGCTGAGTCTGAGAGCGCCAATACAGTTCAGAGAAGCAATGACAAAG gAAAGGCAAAAGTGGAAgctgatgatgaagaagaagaagaagaagaagacagtgTTTACTCTCTCAGCAACAGCAAAGACACAGACACAGGCACTTCTTCTGAATTCGAAATGGCCAATACAATCTTGAGAAGCAAGACCAAAG GGAAGTCGAAAGAGGAAGTGATTAAGGAGGAATCTGATGGCAAAGAGGACAGTGATCATTCTCTAAACAGTGAAGTCAAAGAGACAGACACTGGTTCTGAATCCAAGATACCCAAGAACAAAG gaaagaagaaaaaggaagtTGTGGAGAGTTCTGACAGTGATTATGCTGAAGAGTTTGGTCGCTTGGATTTGGATTTGGAAGAGGACTCCACCAGCAGTGACAGTTCTTATGCTCCAGATAGTGATGAAGACACAGCCACTCATGTCAAACGAAAAGTAGTGACGAAAg GTTCTCAAGGAAAGTCCAAAGTGATAAAAGATGTGTCTGAAGTTGGGGATACTTCTTGTGCTGTGGAACGAGTCCCAAAGACAAGGGAGAAAG TAAAGGCCATAATCGAAAACCCGGAGGTGTATCTGGATGATCCAACGAATATACATTTTGAGACAGGCGTGAAGAACAGGAAATACGAGCTG TTGGTTCATGCACAGCTGGTGAAAGACTACTGCCTAAGGTTTAAAGACTACATTTACTACTTGGACCCAAAGGGGAAACTAGAGGCCAAAACAGCCAAGTGGAAGGACCAACGTGTGTGCATCAAAAAATGGGTAAAGATCTGCGATAGGAACAAACTGAAGAAACAAGACCGCGTCGTGTGCGAGCTCTTGCGTAACAAAGATTTGGTTTACGCAGTTAAGATCCACATCATCCGTGGGAAACATTTGGTGTCAGTTTGA
- the LOC103868191 gene encoding COMPASS-like H3K4 histone methylase component WDR5B, protein MPSGGNGVGNGAGTSGGSQTFKPYRHLKTLEGHTAAISCVKYSNDGNLLASASLDKSMILWSATNYSLIHRYEGHSSGVSDLAWSSDSHYTCSASDDCTLRIWDARAPYECLKVLRGHTNFVFCVNFNPPSNLIVSGSFDETIRIWEVKTGRCVRVIKEAHSMPITSVHFNRDGSLIVSGSHDGSCKIWDAKEGTCLKTLIDDKSPAVSFAKFSPNGKFILVATLDSTLKLSNYASGKFIKVYTGHTNKVFCITSAFSVTNGKYIVSGSEDNCVYLWDLQHKTILQRLQGHTDAVISVTCHPLHNQIASSANHLDRTIRIWKQEDA, encoded by the exons ATGCCAAGCGGTGGAAACGGAGTCGGTAACGGCGCAGGCACAAGCGGAGGTAGTCAGACGTTCAAGCCTTACCGTCACCTGAAAACCCTAGAAGGGCACACGGCGGCGATCTCGTGCGTGAAATACTCCAACGACGGAAACCTTCTGGCCTCCGCCTCCCTGGACAAGAGCATGATCCTATGGTCGGCAACGAACTACTCCCTGATCCATCGATACGAAGGACACTCGAGTGGTGTCTCGGATCTAGCATGGTCCTCCGATTCGCACTACACGTGCTCGGCCTCGGACGACTGCACGCTTCGGATCTGGGACGCACGGGCTCCCTACGAGTGTCTCAAGGTGCTGAGAGGCCACACCAACTTCGTCTTCTGCGTTAACTTCAACCCTCCCTCGAATCTGATCGTGTCCGGTTCGTTCGATGAGACGATTCGGATCTGGGAGGTGAAGACGGGCAGGTGCGTGCGCGTCATTAAGGAGGCTCACTCGATGCCTATTACGAGCGTGCATTTCAATCGCGACGGGTCCTTGATTGTGTCGGGGAGTCACGATGGGTCCTGTAAGATATGGGATGCCAAGGAAGGGACTTGCTTGAAGACTTTGATTGATGACAAGTCTCCTGCTGTTTCTTTCGCCAAGTTCTCCCCTAATGGCAAGTTCATCCTCGTTGCCACTCTTGATAGTACTCTC AAGCTCTCTAACTATGCTTCTGGCAAGTTTATAAAGGTATACACAGGACATACCAACAAAGTGTTCTGCATCACATCCGCCTTTTCTGTGACCAACGGCAAGTACATTGTCAGCGGATCTGAAGACAACTGTGTCTATCTCTGGGATCTTCAGCATAAAACTATACTGCAGAGACTACAAGGCCACACTGACGCTGTCATCTCTGTCACTTGCCATCCTCTTCACAACCAGATTGCTTCTTCCGCTAATCATTTAGATAGAACCATCAGGATTTGGAAACAGGAGGATGCTTAG
- the LOC103868190 gene encoding pentatricopeptide repeat-containing protein At4g02820, mitochondrial isoform X1, which yields MNLSIFLRRTRATVASLCRVFSAATAETTESGALVGGGRDTLGGRLLRLTYTKRSAVVSIRKWKEEGHTVGKYELNRIVRELRKIKRYKHALEICEWMVVQEDIKLQPGDYAVHLDLISKIRGLNSAEKFFQDMPDQMRDHAACTSLLHTYVKNKLSDKAEALFERMAECGFLKSSCLPYNHMLSMYISNGQFEKVPEIIKELKSKTSPDIVTYNLWMTAFASRNDVEAAEKVYLKVKKEANLSPDWVTYSVLTNLYAKTGNLDKAKLALKEMEKLVSKRHRVAYASLISLHGNLGDKDGVDSTWKMIKSSFNKMNDAEYLSMISSLLKLGDFEQAKGLYDEWESVSGTRDARIPNLILAEYMNRAEETHLGDKFYERMVEKGINPSYSTFEILTWGYLKRKDMDKVLDCFGKAIDAVKKWTVNVRLLKAVCKELEEQGHVKGAEKLMAILQKVGHVNTQLYNSLLRTYAKAGEMALIVEERMAKDNVEMDEETKELIRLTSLMRVTEFSTTIS from the exons ATGAATCTAAGCATATTTCTCCGCCGTACCCGGGCAACCGTAGCGTCCCTTTGCCGCGTTTTCTCGGCCGCAACGGCGGAGACGACGGAGAGTGGAGCTCTGGTAGGAGGAGGGAGAGACACTCTAGGAGGGAGGCTATTAAGGCTTACGTATACCAAACGCAGCGCGGTGGTTAGTATACGGAAATGGAAAGAAGAAGGGCATACGGTTGGCAAGTACGAGCTTAATCGGATCGTTAGGGAGCTTCGTAAGATTAAGCGATACAAACACGCTCTTGAG ATATGTGAGTGGATGGTTGTGCAGGAAGATATAAAGCTGCAACCTGGTGATTATGCTGTACATTTGGATTTGATTTCTAAGATCCGTGGCTTGAACAGCGCTGAGAAGTTCTTCCAAGACATGCCAGATCAAATGCGAGACCATGCTGCTTGCACATCTCTTCTCCATACCTATGTCAAGAACAAGCTCTCTGATAAAGCCGAAGCCTTGTTTGAGAGGATGGCCGAATGTGGTTTCTTGAAGTCTTCTTGTCTGCCTTACAATCACATGTTGTCCATGTACATCTCCAATGGGCAGTTTGAGAAAGTCCCCGAGATTATTAAGGAGCTCAAGAGCAAGACTTCGCCTGACATTGTTACCTATAATCTCTGGATGACTGCTTTTGCCTCCCGGAATGATGTGGAAGCCGCCGAGAAAGTTTATCTTAAGGTAAAGAAGGAAGCAAACTTGAGTCCTGACTGGGTGACTTACAGCGTCCTCACCAATCTCTATGCTAAGACGGGTAATCTCGATAAGGCTAAACTTGCTTTGAAGGAGATGGAGAAGTTAGTCTCTAAGAGACACAGGGTTGCTTATGCATCTCTCATTAGTCTGCACGGGAACTTGGGGGACAAAGATGGAGTTGACTCTACCTGGAAGATGATTAAGTCATCTTTCAACAAGATGAATGATGCAGAGTATCTCAGCATGATATCTTCACTGCTCAAGCTTGGAGACTTCGAGCAAGCCAAAGGTTTGTACGATGAGTGGGAGTCTGTTTCTGGGACAAGAGATGCTAGAATCCCCAATCTAATCCTTGCGGAGTACATGAACAGAGCGGAGGAGACTCACCTGGGAGACAAGTTTTACGAACGAATGGTGGAGAAAGGGATAAACCCTAGCTATTCTACATTCGAGATTCTCACATGGGGGTATCTCAAGCGTAAAGACATGGACAAAGTGTTGGATTGTTTCGGGAAAGCCATTGATGCTGTGAAGAAATGGACTGTGAATGTAAGGTTGCTTAAAGCGGTGTGCAAGGAACTCGAGGAACAAGGACATGTTAAAGGAGCAGAGAAGCTTATGGCTATTCTCCAAAAGGTTGGTCATGTGAACACTCAGCTCTACAATTCTTTGTTGCGTACCTACGCGAAAGCCGGTGAAATGGCACTCATAGTTGAAGAGAGGATGGCAAAGGACAACGTAGAGATGGATGAAGAGACTAAGGAGCTTATAAGACTAACTAGTCTAATGCGTGTGACTGAATTCTCGACCACCATTTCTTGA
- the LOC103868190 gene encoding pentatricopeptide repeat-containing protein At4g02820, mitochondrial isoform X2 — MVVQEDIKLQPGDYAVHLDLISKIRGLNSAEKFFQDMPDQMRDHAACTSLLHTYVKNKLSDKAEALFERMAECGFLKSSCLPYNHMLSMYISNGQFEKVPEIIKELKSKTSPDIVTYNLWMTAFASRNDVEAAEKVYLKVKKEANLSPDWVTYSVLTNLYAKTGNLDKAKLALKEMEKLVSKRHRVAYASLISLHGNLGDKDGVDSTWKMIKSSFNKMNDAEYLSMISSLLKLGDFEQAKGLYDEWESVSGTRDARIPNLILAEYMNRAEETHLGDKFYERMVEKGINPSYSTFEILTWGYLKRKDMDKVLDCFGKAIDAVKKWTVNVRLLKAVCKELEEQGHVKGAEKLMAILQKVGHVNTQLYNSLLRTYAKAGEMALIVEERMAKDNVEMDEETKELIRLTSLMRVTEFSTTIS; from the coding sequence ATGGTTGTGCAGGAAGATATAAAGCTGCAACCTGGTGATTATGCTGTACATTTGGATTTGATTTCTAAGATCCGTGGCTTGAACAGCGCTGAGAAGTTCTTCCAAGACATGCCAGATCAAATGCGAGACCATGCTGCTTGCACATCTCTTCTCCATACCTATGTCAAGAACAAGCTCTCTGATAAAGCCGAAGCCTTGTTTGAGAGGATGGCCGAATGTGGTTTCTTGAAGTCTTCTTGTCTGCCTTACAATCACATGTTGTCCATGTACATCTCCAATGGGCAGTTTGAGAAAGTCCCCGAGATTATTAAGGAGCTCAAGAGCAAGACTTCGCCTGACATTGTTACCTATAATCTCTGGATGACTGCTTTTGCCTCCCGGAATGATGTGGAAGCCGCCGAGAAAGTTTATCTTAAGGTAAAGAAGGAAGCAAACTTGAGTCCTGACTGGGTGACTTACAGCGTCCTCACCAATCTCTATGCTAAGACGGGTAATCTCGATAAGGCTAAACTTGCTTTGAAGGAGATGGAGAAGTTAGTCTCTAAGAGACACAGGGTTGCTTATGCATCTCTCATTAGTCTGCACGGGAACTTGGGGGACAAAGATGGAGTTGACTCTACCTGGAAGATGATTAAGTCATCTTTCAACAAGATGAATGATGCAGAGTATCTCAGCATGATATCTTCACTGCTCAAGCTTGGAGACTTCGAGCAAGCCAAAGGTTTGTACGATGAGTGGGAGTCTGTTTCTGGGACAAGAGATGCTAGAATCCCCAATCTAATCCTTGCGGAGTACATGAACAGAGCGGAGGAGACTCACCTGGGAGACAAGTTTTACGAACGAATGGTGGAGAAAGGGATAAACCCTAGCTATTCTACATTCGAGATTCTCACATGGGGGTATCTCAAGCGTAAAGACATGGACAAAGTGTTGGATTGTTTCGGGAAAGCCATTGATGCTGTGAAGAAATGGACTGTGAATGTAAGGTTGCTTAAAGCGGTGTGCAAGGAACTCGAGGAACAAGGACATGTTAAAGGAGCAGAGAAGCTTATGGCTATTCTCCAAAAGGTTGGTCATGTGAACACTCAGCTCTACAATTCTTTGTTGCGTACCTACGCGAAAGCCGGTGAAATGGCACTCATAGTTGAAGAGAGGATGGCAAAGGACAACGTAGAGATGGATGAAGAGACTAAGGAGCTTATAAGACTAACTAGTCTAATGCGTGTGACTGAATTCTCGACCACCATTTCTTGA
- the LOC103868189 gene encoding uncharacterized protein LOC103868189, which yields MGDIIGHKDRQIWLSSHVLQDPLFDHSKKHQLHKSLKNHNYHHHGSGGFRRPGAPPLRENFSMKYNTRQNNWQRSKGEDQMQAFFLVSPGRTTPGTGVFLPANASHPPTNKPAYSPVLLPTRVVQALNLNVHNNGIHISPRSEIRETDSKLKSEMGQTPMDVEVKTPIDSPEKLLPDEWIY from the exons ATGGGTGACATTATCGGTCACAAAGATAGGCAAATATGGTTATCCTCTCATGTCCTCCAAGATCCCTTGTTTGATCATTCCAAGAAACATCAG TTGCATAAATCCCTCAAGAACCACAACTACCACCATCATGGCAGCGGTGGATTCCGTCGACCCGGTGCACCTCCTCTCAGAGAAAATTTTTCTATG AAGTATAATACAAGGCAAAATAATTGGCAAAGGAGTAAGGGAGAGGACCAAATGCAAGCATTTTTCTTGGTTTCGCCGGGCCGTACAACACCTGGCACTGGCGTTTTTCTCCCGGCCAACGCTTCTCATCCGCCAACCAATAAACCAG CTTACTCGCCGGTGCTTCTCCCGACGCGTGTTGTTCAAGCGCTCAATCTTAATGTTCACAACAACGGAATTCACATTTCCCCCCGTTCAG AAATTCGAGAAACTGATTCTAAGTTGAAGAGCGAAATGGGGCAAACACCTATGGACGTTGAAGTCAAAACTCCGATTGATTCGCCGGAGAAACTTCTCCCGGATGAATGGATTTATTAA